The following proteins are encoded in a genomic region of Molothrus aeneus isolate 106 chromosome 14, BPBGC_Maene_1.0, whole genome shotgun sequence:
- the MAP7D3 gene encoding MAP7 domain-containing protein 3 → MAEGGAAPPSCASSSSSSLKGLREQMVAAAQAIAEERRSQSGISPLTVQTSIKTATKPVIDGSMLRTEERQRLARERREEREKQHAAKETQILEKERKAKLQYEKQLEERQRKLKEMKQKEEQRRAAVEEKRKQKIEEEKERYEAVLHRTLERSQRLETRQKRWSWGGSVTPDSEGKTEQHSTDEGGTGASKRSPSTANLKQAEAAVSKGLSSSSAALLNASDRGTTKRSASLNRLSNKVPPHSQQSAPKGSQVEQKGGTEKKRSTSLSRISSKPQSSPELEKVKKEEKPARRSQLSPLDSGVISRLLAPTQASLARSKSAATLADGQDPSESHLCPRSASASSISSPVPAPKVPVRSRSIDRLKSSVSSSDASSPDSTQKSETEKPSPGSGLRRPPSPSMSARRRSPSPANLVKRPPSPSAVRQKTRPPSPGVSKQRPPSPTPVSKPAPIQRPSLTPSVINITKKKTEAESKPKDKSTEGIGQEQGASLALERDAGAASTKTKEESGSKTVAGTTTAEEAAKILTEKRRLAREQREREDQERIQRQEEERIREEEVARRAAEEKARREEELRKQEEERRQTQEEQQRQAEEERLRREQEEQEKLAELQQQKEEAEAKAQEEAERQRLERERIMQQNMQERLERKKRIEEIMKRTRKSDQNESKLQNEGKSVSEVMEGDDIEEEEELGLEKTDQPGKLNGVDLLQDIKGEAENCLETAQSMISAECEAQAESELKASEVFMNGSDLKSDEGSLCVSELKDSSHPAKEAVIDDSGKLGVHGADHTIGLIQNLNGKSGSWTFEEFIDVGVHSKSTKLSSDSISAGNCNQNLNDVATLPSSPKLAFEEDGAVNSLTKPIDASSGNPS, encoded by the exons TTGCTGCAGCCCAAGCCAtagcagaagaaagaagaagccAAAGTGGCATTAGCCCTCTTACAGTCCAGACCTCAATAAAGACAGCAACTAAACCAG TGATAGATGGTTCCATGctaagaacagaagaaaggcaAAGACTGGCCAGGGAGCGTAGAGAAGAGCGGGAAAAGCAACATG CTGCCAAAGAGACACAAATCCttgaaaaggagagaaaagcaaaactccAGTATGAAAAACAGTTagaagaaaggcagagaaagctgaaagaaatgaagcaaaaaGAGGAACAACGGAGGGCAGCAgtagaagaaaagaggaaacaaaaaatagaGGAGGAAAAG GAGCGCTATGAAGCAGTTCTGCATCGCACCTTGGAGCGGAGTCAGCGCCTGGAAACACGACAGAAGAGATGGTCATGGGGGGGGTCTGTAACTCCAGACTCAGAAGGCAAAACAG AACAACACAGCACTGATGAAGGTGGAACTGGTG CCAGCAAACGCTCGCCCTCCACAGCCAACCTCAAACAGGCAGAGGCTGCCGTGAGCAAAGGCCTGTCCTCGTCATCTGCAGCTCTGTTAAATGCCTCAGATCGAG GTACCACAAAGAGAAGTGCCTCATTAAACAGACTGAGTAACAAAGTCCCTCCACATTCCCAGCAGTCAGCACCCAAAGGTTCGCAGGTGGAGCAGAAAG GAGGAACAGAAAAGAAGAGGAGCACATCTTTGAGTAGAATCAGTAGTAAACCCCAGTCTTCTCCAGAGctagaaaaagtgaaaaaggaagaaaaaccag CTCGCCGCTCCCAGCTCAGTCCCCTGGACAGTGGCGTAATCAGCCGCCTCCTCGCCCCCACACAGGCCTCCCTAGCTAGGAGTAAAAGTGCTGCTACCTTGGCTGATGGACAGGACCCCTCAG AATCTCACCTCTGTCCTCGTTCAGCTTCAGCCAGTTCCATCAGTtccccagtcccagctcccAAAGTGCCGGTGCGCAGCCGTAGCATCGACAGGTTGAAGTCCTCTGTGTCTTCATCTGATGCAAGTTCACCTGATTCAACCCAG aaatcagagacagaaaaaccATCCCCAGGCTCTGGCTTGAGGCGCCCTCCCTCACCATCCATGTCTGCCCGTAGAAGATCCCCCTCTCCTGCTAATTTGGTGAAGCGTCCTCCGTCCCCTTCTGCAGTCAG GCAGAAGACTCGCCCACCTTCACCTGGTGTGTCTAAACAAAGGCCACCATCTCCTACTCCAGTCTCTAAACCAGCACCCATCCAGCGTCCATCTCTCACACCAAGTGTTATAAACAttaccaaaaagaaaactgaagcaGAGAGCAAACCAAAGGATAAGAGCACAGAAGGAATAGGACAAGAGCAAGGTGCTTCCCTAGCCTTGGagagggatgcaggagcagctAGCACAAAGACCAAAGAAG AATCAGGTAGCAAAACAGTAGCAGGGACCACCACAGCTGAAGAAGCTGCTAAAATCCTGACAGAGAAGCGACGTCTGGCACGGGAGCAAAGAGAGCGTGAAGACCAAGAAAGAATTCAGAGGCAAGAAGAGGAAAG AATCAGAGAAGAAGAAGtggccaggagagcagctgaggaGAAGGCACGGCGGGAGGAGGAGCTGcggaagcaggaggaggagaggagacagactcaggaggagcagcagagacaggcTGAGGAGGAGAGGCTCCGccgggagcaggaggagcaggaaaaacTTGCAGAGCTTCAACAGCAG aaagaagaaGCTGAAGCAAAAGCTCAAGAAGAGGCTGAAAGACAGCGACTGGAAAGGGAGAGGATTATGCAGCAAAATATGCAGgaaaggcttgaaaggaaaaag AGAATcgaagaaataatgaaaagaacACGGAAATCAGATCAAAACGAGTCCAAG TTGCAGAATGAAGGGAAGTCTGTCTCAGAGGTGATGGAGGGAGACGATattgaagaggaggaggagttgGGTCTTGAGAAGACTGATCAGCCAG GAAAGCTAAATGGTGTTGACTTGCTCCAGGACATCAAGGGGGAGGCAGAAAATTGTTTAGAGACTGCACAAAGCATGATCTCTGCAGAATGTGAGGCACAAGCTGAGTCAGAGTTGAAGGCCAGTGAAGTGTTCATGAATGGAAGTGACTTGAAAAGTGACGAGGGGTCTCTGTGTGTTTCTGAGCTGAAGGATTCCAG TCATCCTGCAAAAGAAGCGGTTATTGATGACTCGGGGAAGTTGGGTGTTCATGGAGCTGATCATACAATTGGACTTATTCAGAATCTTAATGGAAAATCTGGGTCCTGGACTTTTGAGGAGTTCATTGATGTTGGAGTACATTCCAAGTCAACCAAACTGAGCTCGGACAGCATCTCTGCTGGTAACTGTAATCAAAACTTGAATGATGTTGCTACACTACCTTCTAGTCCCAAATTGGCTTTTGAGGAAGATGGTGCAGTGAATTCATTGACCAAACCTATAGATGCTTCATCAGGTAATCCAAGCTGA